One window of Triticum dicoccoides isolate Atlit2015 ecotype Zavitan chromosome 5A, WEW_v2.0, whole genome shotgun sequence genomic DNA carries:
- the LOC119302675 gene encoding protein ALTERED PHOSPHATE STARVATION RESPONSE 1-like: MGCCQSRLERQEAVSRCKARRRYTKHLVQARRDMAAAHALYLRSLRATGAALLQFATAEADNPHPRPPHHQRHQPPPSAPPPPPPPPPPPPLSPARTASSWTTTTSSTISASQILPPPPPPPPPAPMPSSWDFWDPFAPSSSRSPADAAVDWDDASTSLAESPRAAPPPPVVVTAKAAQAQPPAPSVVTTTTSTASELTVVALPRGGGGGGGGAAGKKDLAEIATEIDEYFLKAADAGARVAALLEAPICELPNTNNSLPGRVMSYGKNLKPTGLSWGGAGGGYGKGSSNGFSRFGTGDEGMMGNGGGSGILSHSSTVERLYAWEKKLFLEVKNYEGLKQEHDKKVGLLRKQEVRGVDYLKMEKNRMEMESLESKMLVATQSIDTTTSEIIRLRESELFPQLLELVAGLMSMWRGMYECHQVQTHMVQQLEYLTMSSNPTSNDHRQAALQLEIEVDRWYSAFCSLVKSQRDYVYSLTGWLRLSLFQCLHNPLMKDIQNSDIYSLCEEWQLAIDRIPDKVASEGIKTLLSVIHAVVVQQAEEQKQKKRSDAAFKDFEKKTEELRSLESKYGPYSAAGYGEMTRKTPVAEKRAKVEALRSRADDEKSKHEKSVGVTRAMTLNNLQTGFPNIFQAMTGFSSVCMEAFESVYNFKRSLDRALDMKRLLT; this comes from the exons ATGGGCTGCTGCCAGTCGAGGCTGGAGCGCCAGGAGGCGGTGTCGCGCTGCAAGGCGCGCCGCCGCTACACCAAGCACCTCGTGCAGGCGCGCCGGGACATGGCCGCCGCCCACGCGCTCTACCTCCGCTCCCTGCGGGCCACCGGCGCCGCGCTGCTCCAGTTCGCCACCGCCGAGGCCGACAACCCGCACCCGCGCCCGCCCCACCACCAGCGCCACCAGccgccgccctccgcgccgccgcctccgccaccgccgccgccgcccccgccgctcaGCCCCGCGCGGACCGCCAGCTCctggaccaccaccacctcctccaccatCAGCGCCTCGCAAATCCTGCCGCCCcctccgcccccgccgccgccggccccaaTGCCGTCCAGCTGGGACTTCTGGGACCCCTTCGCgccctcctcctcccgctcccccGCCGACGCCGCCGTCGACTGGGACGACGCCTCCACCTCCCTCGCCGAATccccccgcgccgcgccgccgccgcccgtcgtcgtcacgGCCAAGGCCGCCCAGGCCCAGCCCCCGGCCCCGTCCGTCGTCACCACCACCACATCCACCGCCAGCGAGCTCACCGTCGTCGCCCtgccccgcggcggcggcggcggcggcggcggcgcggcagggaAGAAGGACCTCGCCGAGATCGCCACCGAGATCGACGAGTACTTCCTCAAGGCCGCCGACGCCGGCGCCCGCGTCGCCGCGCTGCTCGAGGCCCCAATCTGCGAGCTCCCCAACACCAACAACAGCCTCCCAG GGAGGGTGATGAGCTACGGCAAGAACCTGAAGCCGACGGGATTGTCGTGGGGCGGCGCAGGAGGAGGGTACGGGAAAGGCAGCAGCAATGGCTTCTCCAGGTTCGGGACAGGAGACGAAGGCATGATGGGCAATGGCGGAGGCAGTGGGATCCTCAGCCACTCCTCCACCGTCGAGAGGCTCTACGCCTGGGAGAAGAAGCTGTTTCTCGAGGTCAAG AACTACGAGGGGCTTAAGCAGGAGCATGACAAGAAGGTGGGGCTGCTGAGGAAGCAGGAGGTGAGGGGCGTGGactacctcaagatggagaagaacAGGATGGAGATGGAGAGCCTCGAGTCCAAGATGCTGGTGGCCACCCAGTCCATCGACACCACCACCTCCGAGATCATCAGGCTCAGAGAATCCGAGCTGTTTCCTCAGCTACTTGAGCTGGTTGCTGG CCTGATGAGCATGTGGAGGGGCATGTATGAGTGCCATCAGGTACAGACCCACATGGTGCAGCAGCTTGAATACCTGACCATGAGCAGCAACCCAACCTCCAATGACCACCGGCAGGCGGCGCTCCAGCTCGAGATCGAGGTGGACAGGTGGTACTCGGCGTTCTGCAGCCTGGTTAAGTCCCAGAGAGATTATGTCTACTCGCTGACCGGCTGGCTTCGCCTCTCCCTGTTCCAATGCCTTCACAACCCACTCATGAAAGACATCCAGAACTCCGACATCTATAGCCTGTGCGAGGAGTGGCAGCTGGCCATCGACCGGATCCCCGACAAGGTGGCCTCAGAAGGGATCAAAACCCTCCTGTCGGTGATCCACGCTGTGGTAGtccagcaggcggaggagcagaaacAGAAGAAGAGGTCAGATGCTGCATTCAAAGACTTTGAGAAGAAGACAGAGGAACTGCGGTCTCTGGAGTCCAAATACGGGCCATACTCTGCCGCAGGCTATGGAGAGATGACGCGGAAGACACCAGTAGCAGAGAAGCGGGCGAAGGTGGAGGCCCTGAGGAGCAGGGCGGACGACGAGAAGAGCAAGCACGAGAAGAGCGTCGGGGTGACGAGGGCGATGACCCTGAACAACCTCCAGACAGGCTTCCCCAACATCTTCCAGGCGATGACAGGCTTCTCCAGTGTCTGCATGGAGGCATTCGAGTCGGTGTACAACTTCAAGCGGAGCTTGGACCGGGCGCTCGACATGAAGAGGCTGCTGACCTGA
- the LOC119302676 gene encoding synaptotagmin-2, whose product MCLLRPKTQQVPTMDPSKASKRPVGILLVKVSGAQNLEKKGLLGSKSDPYVKLKMSGDRLPSKKTTVKRSNLNPEWNEEFKFVVTDLENQSLVVDVFDRAQVGKHEKMGMNRVLLSELAPDETKVMTLNLLKTMDPNDIQNEKSRGQITLEVTYKPFKEEEDTEEESMDDTDEVQKAPDNTPAAGGLLFVILHEAQDVEGKHHTNPYAEIIFKGEEKKTKVVKKNRDPRWEDEFEFACEEPPTNDKLHVQVLSKAGKIGRMLHGKETLGYIDITLADVISNRRINEKYRLIDSKYGQIQIELQWRTS is encoded by the exons ATGTGTCTGCTGCGGCCAAAGACACAACAAGTCCCTACAATGGATCCCTCAAA AGCATCAAAGAGGCCCGTTGGAATTCTACTTGTGAAGGTTTCAGGAGCACAAAATCTGGAAAAGAAGGGCCTGCTGGGTAGTAAATCAGATCCATATGTGAAACTTAAGATGTCGGGTGACAGGCTTCCATCCAAGAAAACAACAGTAAAGCGCAGCAATCTCAATCCGGAGTGGAATGAAGAATTCAAATTTGTTGTGACAGATCTGGAAAACCAGTCGCTGGTTGTTGATGTCTTCGACCGGGCACAG GTTGGAAAACATGAGAAGATGGGCATGAACAGGGTTCTGTTGAGCGAACTTGCCCCGGACGAGACTAAAGTGATGACTCTTAACTTACTGAAGACCATGGATCCAAATGATATACAAAATGAGAAATCTCGTGGTCAGATTACCTTGGAGGTGACATATAAGCctttcaaggaagaagaagacacgGAGGAAGAAAGCATGGATGATACTGATGAAGTGCAGAAAGCCCCAGACAACACTCCAGCTGCTGGTGGGCTGCTTTTCGTCATCCTTCACGAAGCTCAAGatgttgaagggaagcatcacacaaACCCATACGCAGAGATAATCTTTAAAGGAGAAGAGAAGAAAACAAAG GTTGTCAAGAAGAAcagggatccacgttgggaggatgagtttgagtttgcttgcgaggaaCCACCTACAAATGATAAGTTGCATGTTCAAGTCCTAAGCAAAGCTGGAAAGATAGGAAGAATGTTACATGGCAAG GAAACCTTAGGCTACATTGATATAACCCTGGCAGACGTGATCAGCAACAGGCGGATCAACGAAAAGTATCGTCTCATCGACTCGAAATATGGGCAGATTCAAATCGAGTTGCAGTGGAGAACTTCATAG